A window from Podospora bellae-mahoneyi strain CBS 112042 chromosome 1 map unlocalized CBS112042p_1, whole genome shotgun sequence encodes these proteins:
- the SNT2 gene encoding putative PHD type zinc finger protein with BAH domain-containing protein (EggNog:ENOG503NUPZ; COG:S) — MAQKSGVKQQQQSEDQAQSAISTSSATPSSSSSAKDGAGATVANSNTNLGGPVSSTSTDHPPPPTMSNLPNSSRSSSSTASTTKSESPQPMEKSSASAAAKDAGEKASPYGTRSRNRTGAARPNYAEDRDIDMELFEHTNKKDTDSKKAPSSKQQHLEPPIPQEAGATSSSSSQAPPAANAGQTAPRSGNASSRKPLPDESRQTTATTNGTKDSHPAPSSTTSTNTANKTNGNSTSNSHKGKKRKATSAAAPAADASTPSGSQTPSGTNGASTSLLAAAVHQRLAGTASRSMDGGSATPGAPGYGETNMLTFENCKSRPTKDGKMIADDGTVLQKEDHVYLVCEPPGEPYYIGRIMEFLHVKNDTSLPIDAIRVNWYYRPKDIGRKVQDTRLVFATMHSDISPLTSLRGKCQIRHKAEIKDLAAYKRAPDCFWYEKLYDRYIQKNYEVIPTKQVINVPEHVKKVLDEHWKYVLTEQGRGKELTSAVKTCKRCVTYCANNDSVDCAVCQHTYHMNCVKPPLLKKPSRGFAWSCAACSRAHERRLEGRNTPGLADGGRDGEDDELLDDEDEEMGGVDGVQTGRTSRTSPASDETRQPPTAEQIYHASLWPYRYFGMHCKVEDALDLDDRIFPRASTRLGLKHQAVVGPWPGRPVEYVKPLEFKKSGKGSNKLTKEQQALLEAERIEKEKRPKWVQDTPPGYIERGGDETVTTLWKEPAKVGKEMPDGAIDDYMDTARSMAVSLGVPKQSTNLQDVARDLLFKFDFNAEKALKTLPKVPKEDFKEPDLTPAEQKKFEEGVAKYGSELHLVMKHVKTLKPATVVRYYYTWKKTDRGKQVWGNFSGRKGKKDAKKAEAAANKLADDVADVHDDSAFDTEKAKEKKRGFLCKFCGTKNSRQWRRAPAAAVSAVTENGGRGANKDKKDQCIQALCRRCAELWRRYAIQWEDVEEVAKKVAQTGGRGWRKKVDEDLYKELLAAEEMANNIRYRTPDPAATASPARSFSAQPTDKEPPRKKLKSIPDKDADQTASESGSVVNAPISKKKEKAVEKPPPPPPPVPEMPKPRTLPCAICLEMEPMGNQHLCCRECRLTVHRSCYGVLDNRPPGKWTCDMCANDKNPQVAIDYKCVLCPHEYTHHDFVEPPKISHKKKTEKERERDRMERENAQKAADFYRKKQEEMNRPVNPREPLKCTTDNNWVHVTCAVWTPEVKFGSAKALCPAEGIPTIPRAKFAEICKACKRDGGACVSCHQCRASVHVECAHQAGYALGFDITPVKGSRRDQHNIVSINGDAGTMSAVVYCKEHLPTKTAIYRMHDIVAENGTTALQLYVQNYKQADTALKGCAKKANQIAVTSKVSTSPSTPSHHVNRRASLINNSISHILNGDASMEDAPSMQQNGKICLTCATDVSPKWHPINQEQERGLTNGYFGNLGSEAQKFVEQRSFQCHKCKKLGRQPNPYPQLKREPTPPPEPVRQASQASPAVVPIGGPTEPRHPSISSYRTWSPPPMHSASGPPPVVQPPPQLQAPLPGPTAPQLIPPPVAVQSQAVQPPPLPPTIVPRGLPVQPPPPEYAPANRGYSDWPRASAHPNNMSPLLNHHRENHHRGPSPPPLSMPPLAPPPNHLRPPPIQTIGPPPGPPPHNGIMHSPYRNGVGLNGGGSSPPRRTSGPHQPPPVMNGYGHHVEHMRPPPPQHHMMEPQPQPNYLRQGGPHWGGHVHQSPPPLREPSLPPPNREPRASGASASPSLRNLLS, encoded by the exons ATGGCACAGAAAAGTGGTgtgaagcagcagcagcaatctGAGGACCAGGCGCAATCTGCAATTTCTACCAGTTCGGccactccctcctcgtcctcgtccgcCAAGGACGGCGCGGGAGCAACAGTCGCCAACTCTAATACTAACTTGGGCGGCCCGGTCTCATCCACATCCACGGatcaccctccaccgcctACCATGAGCAACCTCCCCAATTCATCTCGCTCGTCGTCCTCCACGGCGAGCACCACAAAATCGGAATCACCACAGCCCATGGAGAagtcttcggcttcggccgccgccaaagatgCCGGTGAGAAGGCCTCTCCCTATGGCACGCGATCTCGAAATCGCACTGGTGCTGCGCGCCCAAATTATGCCGAGGACCGGGACATCGACATGGAACTGTTTGAGCACACCAACAAAAAGGACACCGACTCGAAGAAAGCCCCTTCATCAAAGCAGCAACATCTAGAACCACCAATACCACAAGAAGCCGGTGcgacatcgtcgtcatcatcacaagcaccaccagcagccaaTGCAGGCCAAACAGCCCCGCGCTCCGGCAATGCATCTTCACGAAAGCCTCTGCCCGATGAGAGCAGGCAAACCACGGCCACCACAAATGGCACCAAGGATTCTCACCCGGCTCCATCATCTACGACGTCGACAAACACGGCAAACAAAACTAATGGCAATTCGACCTCAAACAGTCACAAAGGCAAGAAGCGAAAAGCTACTTCTGCGGCGGCTCCGGCTGCTGATGCCTCGACTCCCAGCGGAAGCCAGACCCCGTCCGGGACCAATGGAGCTTCGACCTCATTGCTAGCGGCGGCTGTTCATCAGCGACTCGCGGGGACGGCATCACGCTCGATGGATGGCGGAAGTGCGACTCCTGGCGCGCCTGGCTACGGTGAGACGAACATGCTCACTTTTGAAAACTGCAAGTCGCGGCCGACAAAGGACGGCAAGATGATAGCCGACGACGGGACTGTGCTGCAAAAAGAAG ATCACGTCTACCTGGTCTGTGAGCCTCCGGGGGAGCCCTATTACATTGGCCGCATCATGGAGTTCTTGCACGTCAAGAATGACACCAGCCTGCCAATAGACGCAATCCGCGTCAATTGGTACTACCGACCAAAGGACATTGGCCGCAAGGTGCAAGACACACGCCTGGTCTTTGCCACGATGCACTCGGACATCAGCCCGTTGACCTCACTCCGCGGCAAGTGCCAGATCCGCCACAAGGCGGAGATCAAGGACCTGGCTGCTTACAAGCGGGCGCCCGACTGTTTCTGGTACGAGAAGCTTTATGATCGCTACATCCAAAAGAACTACGAGGTGATCCCGACGAAGCAGGTCATCAACGTGCCCGAGCATGTCAAGAAGGTGCTGGACGAGCACTGGAAGTACGTCCTGACGGAGCAGGGCCGCGGCAAGGAGTTGACGAGTGCCGTCAAGACGTGCAAGCGGTGCGTTACGTACTGCGCAAA CAACGATTCGGTCGACTGTGCCGTGTGCCAACACACGTACCACATGAACTGTGTCAAACCACCCTTGCTCAAGAAACCCAGTCGTGGCTTTGCCTGGTCCTGCGCCGCCTGCAGTAGAGCACACGAGCGCAGGCTTGAAGGTCGCAACACTCCTGGTCTCGCCGACGGTGGTCGTGATGGCGAAGACgatgagctcctcgacgatgaggacgaggagatgggtGGTGTCGATGGTGTGCAGACTGGCCGCACCAGCCGGACAAGCCCTGCTTCGGATGAAACCCGGCAGCCGCCTACCGCAGAGCAGATATACCATGCTAGTCTCTGGCCATATCGCTACTTTGGCATGCATTGCAAGGTGGAGGACGCTCTTGATCTGGACGACCGCATCTTTCCCCGTGCCAGCACCAGACTGGGTTTGAAACATCAAGCTGTCGTGGGTCCTTGGCCCGGGAGACCGGTGGAATATGTCAAGCCTCTAGAGTTCAAGAAAAGTGGCAAgggcagcaacaagctcACCAAAGAACAACAGGCCCTCTTGGAAGCTGAGCGgatcgagaaggagaagcgcCCAAAATGGGTTCAAGACACTCCGCCAGGGTATATCGAGCGCGGCGGCGACGAGACAGTCACCACCCTCTGGAAGGAGCCAGCCAAGGTTGGAAAGGAAATGCCTGATGGTGCCATCGATGATTACATGGACACCGCCAGATCTATGGCCGTCTCGCTTGGTGTACCGAAACAATCCACCAATCTCCAAGATGTGGCGAGAGATCTTCTTTTCAAGTTCGATTTCAATGCCGAAAAGGCCCTCAAGACACTTCCCAAGGTACCGAAAGAAGATTTCAAAGAGCCAGATTTAACCCCAGCAGAGCAGAAGAAGTTCGAAGAGGGCGTGGCCAAATATGGCTCCGAGTTGCATCTCGTCATGAAGCACGTCAAGACGTTGAAACCAGCTACCGTCGTCAGATACTACTACACTTGGAAAAAGACAGATCGCGGCAAGCAAGTTTGGGGCAATTTTTCCGGACGTAAGGGCAAGAAAGATGCCAAAAAGGCCGAGGCGGCTGCCAACAAGCTGGCTGACGACGTTGCCGATGTTCACGATGACTCGGCGTTCGACacggagaaggccaaggagaagaagagaggctTCCTGTGCAAGTTTTGCGGCACCAAAAACTCTCGCCAGTGGCGGAGAGcgccggctgctgctgtatCCGCGGTCACCGAGAATGGTGGCCGTGGCGCtaacaaggacaagaaggatcAATGCATCCAGGCGCTCTGTCGACGATGCGCCGAGCTGTGGAGACGTTATGCTATCCAGTgggaggatgttgaagaggttgcGAAGAAGGTGGCCCAGACGGGAGGTCGCGGATGGCGGAAGAAGGTGGACGAGGATCTTTACAAGGAGTTGTTGGCGGCTGAGGAGATGGCCAACAATATTCGATATCGCACCCCCGATCCGGCTGCTACTGCGAGCCCGGCACGCTCTTTCAGCGCCCAACCGACGGATAAGGAACCGCCTcgcaagaagctcaagagtATTCCCGACAAGGATGCTGATCAGACCGCTTCTGAGTCGGGTAGTGTGGTCAATGCTCCGatctccaagaagaaggagaaggcggttgagaaaccacctccacctccacctcccgtcCCGGAAATGCCCAAGCCGCGGACGCTGCCTTGTGCTATTTGCCTTGAGATGGAGCCCATGGGTAATCAGCATCTGTGCTGCAGAGAGTGCCGCTTGACGGTTCACCGGAGTTGCTACGGTGTGCTGGACAACAGACCTCCTGGAAAGTGGACATGCGACATGTGTGCCAATGACAAGAACCCGCAGGTCGCTATT GACTACAAGTGCGTGCTTTGCCCACACGAGTATACCCACCATGACTTTGTCGAGCCTCCCAAAATCTCtcacaagaaaaaaacggagaaggaaagagaaagagacagGATGGAGCGCGAAAATGCGCAAAAAGCGGCCGACTTTTACcgcaagaagcaggaggagatgaaTCGGCCTGTCAACCCTCGCGAGCCCCTGAAGTGCACGACCGATAACAATTGGGTGCACGTCACATGCGCGGTCTGGACACCGGAGGTCAAGTTCGGTAGCGCAAAGGCGCTGTGTCCTGCTGAAGGAATTCCCACGATCCCGAGGGCGAAGTTTGCCGAGATTTGCAAGGCTTGCAagagagatggaggagcttgTGTATCTTGCCATCAGTGCCGCGCTTCTGTCCACGTCGAGTGTGCTCACCAGGCAGGTTATGCTCTGGGTTTTGACATCACGCCTGTCAAGGGCTCGAGGCGCGATCAGCACAATATTGTCAGCATCAATGGGGACGCTGGAACTATGTCGGCGGTTGTCTATTGCAAGGAGCACTTGCCTACCAAGACGGCTATCTACCGAATGCACGACATTGTGGCGGAAAACGGGACGACTGCTCTACAGCTGTATGTCCAGAACTACAAACAGGCCGATACAGCGCTGAAGGGATGCGCCAAGAAAGCCAACCAGATCGCTGTCACGTCCAAGGTTTCAACATCGCCATCCACGCCTTCGCATCACGTCAACCGCCGGGCATCTCTGATCAACAACTCCATCTCGCACATTCTCAACGGGGATGCGTCAATGGAGGACGCACCGTCAATGCAACAGAACGGCAAGATCTGTCTTACCTGCGCCACCGATGTCAGTCCCAAGTGGCACCCGATCAATCAGGAACAGGAACGCGGGCTCACCAACGGGTACTTCGGGAACCTGGGCTCCGAGGCGCAAAAGTTCGTGGAACAACGCAGTTTTCAGTGTCACAAGTGCAAGAAGTTGGGTCGCCAGCCGAATCCTTATCCGCAGCTCAAAAGAGAGCCTACGCCACCACCCGAGCCGGTCCGGCAGGCTTCGCAAGCATCACCGGCTGTTGTTCCTATCGGTGGCCCTACTGAGCCTCGTCATCCCAGTATCAGCTCCTACAGGACCTGGTCACCTCCCCCGATGCATTCTGCGTCGGGTCCTCCGCCCGTGGTtcagccaccaccgcagcTACAAGCTCCTTTACCAGGTCCGACTGCTCCCCAACTGATCCCCCCACCGGTAGCCGTCCAGTCACAGGCTGtgcaaccacctcctcttccgcccACCATCGTCCCGAGAGGACTGCCCgtccaacctccaccgcccgAGTACGCCCCAGCAAACAGGGGCTACAGCGACTGGCCCCGAGCCTCTGCCCACCCAAATAACATGTCACCTCtactcaaccaccaccgcgagaaccaccaccgcggccCGAGCCCTCCCCCACTGAGTATGCCACCcctggcaccaccaccaaaccacctccGTCCACCACCGATCCAGACAATTGGCCCACCGCctggaccaccaccccacaaCGGGATAATGCACTCGCCTTATAGGAACGGGGTCGGGCTGAACGGAGGGGGGTCATCACCGCCTAGGAGGACGAGTGGACCTCaccagccgccgccggtgaTGAATGGGTATGGTCATCATGTCGAGCATATGcgtccgccgccaccgcaaCATCATATGATGgagccgcagccgcagccgaATTATCTGAGGCAGGGGGGGCCGCACTGGGGGGGACATGTGCATCAAAGCCCGCCGCCGTTGAGGGAGCCGAGCCTACCGCCTCCGAACAGGGAGCCGAGGGCGAGTGGGGCTAGTGCAAGTCCTTCGTTGAGGAATTTGCTTTCTTAG